A single window of Selenomonas sputigena DNA harbors:
- a CDS encoding phosphohydrolase encodes MKQRVLQFLHALTAHLNESDHAFVRRFLAEGERALFYAMDVIDQRHALHTAYTALELAHKKNGVDEIFLVRIALLHDVGRVKGDLGLWGKVAVVLLNRFLPRFSRRHATVSRDGIFGFWRHALYVYYHHAEIGSEKLRLLGCSREASVVRLHHASPTAGDSMELQLLRQADSLN; translated from the coding sequence TCTGCAATTCCTCCATGCCCTCACAGCGCATCTGAATGAAAGCGATCATGCTTTTGTGCGCCGGTTTCTTGCCGAAGGGGAGCGTGCACTGTTCTATGCGATGGACGTCATCGATCAGCGTCATGCGCTTCATACGGCATATACGGCATTGGAATTGGCGCACAAAAAAAACGGCGTAGACGAAATTTTTCTCGTACGCATCGCTCTCCTGCACGATGTGGGGCGCGTGAAAGGCGACCTCGGCCTTTGGGGAAAGGTCGCCGTCGTTCTCTTGAACCGCTTTCTGCCGCGCTTTTCGCGCCGTCATGCGACTGTCTCGCGCGATGGCATCTTCGGTTTTTGGCGTCATGCGCTTTACGTCTATTATCATCATGCCGAAATCGGCAGTGAGAAATTGCGTCTCTTGGGATGCAGCAGGGAGGCGTCTGTCGTGCGTCTGCACCATGCTTCGCCCACAGCCGGAGACTCGATGGAACTGCAGTTGCTGCGGCAGGCGGACAGTCTGAATTAG
- the hisG gene encoding ATP phosphoribosyltransferase, protein MDINGKDYLTIAFPKGKLFALSKELFSRVGYTAEGLEEKSRKLIISNEEKKIRFIVAKTADVPTYVEYGAADIGVIGKDVLAEAEKDVYEVLDLGFGKCHLMMAVDKTQRRAKLADYAHTRVATKFPHIAEQFFTKKGMQMEYIKLNGSIELGPLVGLSESIVDIVETGTTLKENNLEEIAHIMDATARLIVNRVSYKLKFERIYRLVEDLRSALESGEAKS, encoded by the coding sequence ATGGATATAAACGGAAAGGACTACTTGACGATTGCTTTTCCGAAGGGCAAGCTTTTCGCTCTGTCCAAAGAGCTTTTTTCCCGCGTCGGCTATACGGCGGAGGGACTGGAAGAGAAATCGCGCAAGCTCATCATTTCCAACGAGGAAAAGAAGATTCGCTTCATCGTCGCGAAGACGGCGGACGTGCCGACGTATGTCGAATACGGTGCGGCGGACATCGGCGTCATAGGCAAGGACGTCCTCGCGGAAGCGGAAAAGGACGTTTATGAAGTCCTCGACCTCGGCTTCGGCAAATGCCATCTGATGATGGCGGTCGATAAAACGCAGAGGAGAGCAAAGCTCGCCGACTATGCGCATACGCGCGTCGCCACGAAGTTTCCTCATATAGCGGAGCAGTTTTTTACAAAAAAAGGCATGCAGATGGAATACATCAAGCTCAATGGATCCATCGAGCTTGGCCCCTTGGTCGGGCTTTCCGAGAGCATCGTGGACATCGTGGAAACGGGCACGACGCTCAAGGAGAACAATCTTGAGGAAATCGCGCACATCATGGATGCGACGGCGCGGCTCATCGTCAATCGCGTGAGCTACAAGCTGAAGTTTGAGCGGATCTACCGCTTGGTCGAAGATTTGCGCAGTGCGTTGGAAAGCGGGGAAGCAAAATCATGA
- the hisD gene encoding histidinol dehydrogenase has translation MKIVSAKELGKDKIRKLLVKPPFDEVQLNPKIREANRKIFGADLTAAEVAVRIVEDVRRHGDEAVIKYTKLIDGTEFSPEDFQVSEEEFAEAEKNADPAIVASLERAAHNVRSYHEEQKSNSWLTYREKGSILGQSLIPLDRAGIYVPGGTAAYPSSVLMNAVPAAVAGVGEIIMMVPPKNGKINPYVLLAAKIAGVSKVYKIGGAQAIAAMAYGTATIPRVDKITGPGNIFVTLAKKAVYGHCDIDMLAGPSEILIVADETADPAYTAADMLSQAEHDTLASSILITTSAKLAHEVEALLEEQLKGLPRENIARASIENNGLIVIADDIMEALEYANISAPEHMELLTKQPFELLPYVRHAGAVFLGAYSPEPLGDYFAGPNHVLPTGGTARFYSVLNVETFMKRTSIISYTKDALHDVEADIIRLAEAEGLHAHANAVRLRSKERKD, from the coding sequence ATGAAGATTGTATCGGCGAAAGAGCTCGGTAAAGATAAAATACGGAAGCTCTTGGTGAAGCCGCCCTTCGATGAGGTGCAGCTCAATCCAAAGATTCGCGAGGCGAACCGAAAAATCTTCGGCGCCGATCTCACGGCGGCGGAAGTCGCCGTGCGCATCGTCGAGGACGTGCGCCGTCATGGCGATGAAGCCGTTATCAAGTACACGAAGCTCATCGACGGTACGGAGTTTTCTCCCGAAGATTTTCAAGTATCGGAAGAGGAGTTTGCCGAAGCGGAAAAAAATGCAGACCCGGCAATCGTCGCATCGTTGGAAAGAGCCGCGCACAATGTGCGCAGCTACCACGAAGAACAAAAATCAAATTCATGGCTGACGTACCGTGAAAAAGGCTCGATTCTCGGACAGTCGCTGATTCCGCTCGACCGCGCGGGCATCTATGTGCCGGGCGGCACGGCGGCGTATCCGTCCTCCGTCTTGATGAACGCTGTTCCGGCTGCCGTCGCAGGCGTCGGCGAGATCATCATGATGGTGCCGCCGAAAAACGGCAAGATCAATCCCTATGTGCTTCTCGCGGCGAAGATTGCGGGCGTGTCCAAGGTCTACAAGATCGGCGGCGCACAAGCGATCGCCGCCATGGCCTACGGCACTGCGACGATTCCGCGCGTCGACAAGATCACGGGCCCCGGCAACATCTTCGTTACGCTCGCGAAGAAAGCTGTTTACGGCCATTGTGACATCGACATGCTCGCCGGCCCGAGCGAGATCCTCATCGTCGCCGACGAGACGGCAGATCCCGCCTATACGGCAGCCGATATGCTCAGTCAGGCGGAGCATGACACTCTGGCGTCAAGCATCCTCATCACGACGAGCGCAAAGCTCGCACATGAGGTCGAGGCTCTGCTGGAGGAACAGCTGAAAGGGCTGCCGAGGGAAAATATCGCCAGGGCGTCCATCGAGAACAACGGTCTCATCGTCATCGCCGATGACATCATGGAAGCATTGGAATACGCGAACATTTCCGCGCCTGAGCACATGGAACTTCTGACGAAGCAGCCGTTCGAGCTTCTGCCCTATGTGCGCCATGCGGGAGCCGTTTTCCTCGGCGCATATTCTCCGGAACCCTTGGGCGATTACTTCGCGGGTCCCAACCATGTATTGCCGACGGGCGGCACGGCGAGATTCTATTCCGTGCTCAACGTCGAGACCTTCATGAAGCGCACGAGCATCATTTCCTATACGAAGGACGCCCTGCATGATGTGGAGGCGGACATCATACGTCTGGCGGAGGCGGAGGGGCTGCATGCCCACGCCAATGCCGTGCGTCTGCGCAGCAAGGAGAGGAAGGACTGA
- the hisB gene encoding imidazoleglycerol-phosphate dehydratase HisB → MRQAEVKRKTNETEIALRIGLDGTGKCSIKTGIGFFDHMMTLFAVHGLFDLEILCHGDTEVDGHHSVEDIGIALGQAFREALGDKAGIARYGSFYLPMDEALAFVTLDISGRAYLVYDGGEMTPVVGSYDTELTEEFLRAFAFNAGITLHAKVLYGRNTHHKIEAIFKALAHALRLAVAKDSRVKGVPSSKGVL, encoded by the coding sequence ATGCGCCAAGCCGAGGTCAAGAGAAAGACAAACGAAACGGAAATCGCGCTTCGCATCGGCCTTGACGGCACAGGCAAGTGCTCCATCAAGACGGGAATCGGTTTTTTCGACCACATGATGACCCTTTTCGCCGTGCATGGACTTTTTGACTTGGAAATCCTTTGTCATGGCGATACTGAGGTGGACGGACATCATTCCGTCGAGGACATCGGCATCGCCTTGGGACAGGCGTTTCGCGAGGCTCTGGGCGACAAGGCGGGCATTGCACGCTACGGGTCGTTCTACTTGCCTATGGATGAAGCGCTCGCCTTCGTGACGCTCGACATCAGCGGCAGGGCATACCTCGTCTACGATGGGGGCGAGATGACGCCCGTCGTCGGCAGCTACGATACGGAGCTGACGGAGGAATTTTTGCGTGCCTTTGCCTTCAATGCCGGCATCACGCTTCATGCCAAGGTGCTCTATGGCAGGAATACGCATCATAAGATCGAAGCGATCTTCAAGGCGCTCGCTCATGCGCTGCGCCTTGCCGTCGCAAAGGATTCGCGCGTCAAAGGCGTGCCGTCGAGCAAGGGTGTTTTATAG
- the hisH gene encoding imidazole glycerol phosphate synthase subunit HisH, with amino-acid sequence MIAVIDYGVGNLFSVEKALLHSGAEVEVTHDAERIAAAEKLVLPGVGAFGDCMKRLEATGLIPVIRHEIEAGKPLLGICVGLQILFEGSDESPNVAGLGIFSGKVRRIEAPELKIPHMGWNSLDFAEHHEGQPVIGLFRGIRAGSYVYFVHSYHAVPEEPQIITAQAMYGECLTAAVAKDNVQAVQFHPEKSGAVGSAILKNFVNA; translated from the coding sequence ATGATTGCGGTCATTGATTACGGCGTAGGAAACCTCTTCAGCGTGGAAAAAGCGCTCCTCCACAGTGGCGCAGAAGTGGAGGTCACGCACGATGCAGAACGAATTGCGGCGGCGGAGAAGCTCGTCCTGCCGGGCGTGGGCGCATTCGGCGACTGCATGAAGCGTCTGGAAGCGACGGGGTTGATCCCTGTGATACGGCATGAGATAGAAGCGGGAAAGCCGCTTCTTGGCATCTGCGTCGGCCTGCAGATCCTTTTCGAAGGCAGCGACGAATCGCCAAACGTTGCAGGACTCGGCATCTTTTCCGGCAAGGTGCGCCGCATCGAGGCGCCCGAGCTGAAGATTCCGCACATGGGATGGAACTCCTTGGATTTTGCGGAACACCATGAGGGGCAGCCGGTCATCGGCCTTTTCCGCGGTATTCGTGCAGGTTCTTACGTCTACTTCGTTCACAGCTATCATGCTGTGCCCGAAGAGCCGCAGATCATCACGGCGCAGGCGATGTACGGCGAATGCCTGACGGCGGCGGTAGCGAAGGACAATGTTCAGGCCGTCCAGTTCCATCCCGAGAAATCGGGAGCGGTCGGCAGCGCGATCCTGAAGAATTTTGTGAATGCTTAG
- the hisA gene encoding 1-(5-phosphoribosyl)-5-[(5-phosphoribosylamino)methylideneamino]imidazole-4-carboxamide isomerase, which yields MLIIPAIDIRNGKCVRLFKGDFARETVFSDHPEEMAMKWQSAGARFLHLVDLDGALAKKPMNLAAVERILGSVDIPVELGGGIRSLENIEEVLALGVSRVILGSVAVQNPALVEEACQKYEERIIVGIDAKDGIVAVDGWGVSGEVEAGELAKRMVNAGVRTIIYTDISRDGTLTGVNADATVALAKESGAAVIASGGVNSLDDIRRLKRLEADGVCGVIVGKSIYTGALDLQEAIEIAGQEG from the coding sequence ATGCTCATCATTCCAGCGATTGATATAAGAAATGGAAAATGCGTGCGCTTGTTCAAGGGGGACTTTGCCCGGGAGACGGTTTTTTCTGATCATCCTGAGGAAATGGCAATGAAGTGGCAGAGCGCCGGCGCACGCTTCCTGCATCTTGTCGACTTGGACGGCGCTCTGGCGAAGAAGCCGATGAATCTCGCTGCGGTAGAGCGCATCCTGGGGAGTGTAGACATCCCTGTTGAACTTGGCGGCGGCATCCGTTCGCTCGAAAATATTGAAGAGGTGCTGGCTCTCGGTGTGAGTCGCGTGATCCTCGGCTCCGTGGCGGTGCAGAATCCCGCGCTTGTGGAAGAGGCCTGCCAGAAGTACGAGGAGCGCATCATCGTTGGTATCGACGCCAAGGACGGCATCGTCGCCGTCGATGGCTGGGGCGTTTCCGGCGAAGTGGAAGCGGGCGAGTTGGCAAAGCGCATGGTCAATGCAGGCGTTCGCACCATCATCTACACCGACATTTCTCGTGACGGAACATTGACGGGCGTGAACGCGGATGCGACGGTCGCTCTCGCCAAGGAGAGCGGCGCGGCGGTCATCGCTTCAGGCGGCGTAAATTCTCTCGATGACATCCGCCGTCTGAAGCGGTTGGAAGCCGATGGCGTCTGCGGCGTGATCGTCGGCAAATCCATCTATACGGGGGCGCTTGACTTGCAGGAAGCCATTGAAATCGCCGGCCAGGAGGGGTAA
- the hisF gene encoding imidazole glycerol phosphate synthase subunit HisF codes for MYTKRIIPCLDVRNGRVVKGTNFVGLRDAGDPVELAARYDKEGADELVFLDITASHEERSTIVQVAKACASEMFIPFTVGGGIRTPEDIRRLLKSGADKVSFNTAAVKDPEVLRLGAERFGRQCIVLAIDARKSGEGRWEVYINGGRTPTGMDCLAWAKKGVALGAGEILLTSMDADGTKDGYDIALTRAVSESVPVPVIASGGAGKLSHFYDVLTEGKADAVLAASVFHYGEFTIREVKDYLKNRGVEVRL; via the coding sequence ATGTATACGAAGCGCATCATTCCCTGCCTCGATGTCAGAAACGGGCGCGTTGTCAAAGGTACGAACTTCGTCGGTCTGCGCGATGCGGGCGATCCCGTCGAACTGGCAGCACGCTATGACAAAGAAGGGGCGGACGAGCTGGTGTTCCTCGACATTACGGCGTCGCACGAGGAGCGATCGACCATCGTCCAAGTGGCCAAGGCCTGTGCCTCCGAGATGTTCATCCCGTTCACCGTCGGCGGCGGCATACGCACGCCCGAGGATATCCGCAGGCTGTTGAAGTCGGGGGCGGACAAGGTGTCCTTCAACACGGCCGCCGTGAAAGATCCCGAGGTTCTGCGCCTCGGCGCGGAGCGGTTTGGCAGGCAGTGCATCGTCCTCGCAATCGACGCGCGAAAGAGCGGCGAGGGGCGCTGGGAGGTCTACATCAACGGCGGCAGGACGCCGACGGGCATGGACTGCCTTGCCTGGGCGAAGAAGGGCGTCGCTTTGGGCGCAGGGGAAATCCTATTGACGAGCATGGATGCTGACGGCACGAAAGATGGCTACGACATCGCGTTGACGCGCGCTGTTTCTGAAAGTGTCCCCGTGCCCGTCATCGCCTCGGGCGGCGCGGGGAAGCTTTCTCATTTTTATGATGTGCTGACGGAAGGGAAGGCGGACGCCGTTCTTGCCGCTTCGGTTTTCCACTATGGCGAATTTACCATAAGGGAAGTCAAGGATTATCTGAAGAATCGTGGAGTGGAGGTCAGATTATGA
- the hisIE gene encoding bifunctional phosphoribosyl-AMP cyclohydrolase/phosphoribosyl-ATP diphosphatase HisIE encodes MNTSIDISMIHFDEKGLVPAIVQEENGEVLMLAYMNEESLKKTLETGFTWFYSRSRKKLWRKGETSGNVQQVKEISYDCDGDTLLVRVHQAGVACHTGTYSCFSGRRLGKDEKGVAVIGDEPQTSLAEVLNAVYHVIQERRVHPVEGSYTNYLFDKGQDKILKKVGEEAAETIIASKNMEKSDILYEMGDLWYHCLVLLAFHNIVPDELFVELMNRRSGGSYHQFTGKDGVRPDV; translated from the coding sequence ATGAATACTTCGATTGATATTTCCATGATACATTTTGATGAAAAGGGTCTTGTCCCCGCCATCGTGCAGGAGGAAAACGGCGAGGTTCTCATGCTCGCCTACATGAATGAGGAATCGCTGAAGAAAACTTTGGAAACAGGCTTCACATGGTTCTACAGCCGCTCGCGCAAGAAGCTCTGGCGCAAGGGAGAGACTTCAGGCAATGTGCAGCAAGTCAAGGAAATCTCCTACGACTGCGACGGAGACACGCTTCTCGTGCGCGTGCATCAGGCGGGCGTCGCGTGCCATACGGGCACATATTCGTGCTTCAGCGGACGCAGGCTGGGCAAGGATGAGAAGGGCGTCGCCGTCATCGGCGATGAGCCGCAGACTTCGCTCGCAGAAGTGCTCAATGCCGTTTATCACGTCATCCAGGAGCGGCGCGTTCATCCCGTTGAAGGTTCCTATACGAATTATCTCTTCGACAAGGGGCAGGACAAGATCTTGAAAAAGGTGGGCGAAGAAGCGGCGGAGACCATCATCGCCTCGAAGAATATGGAAAAGAGCGACATCCTCTATGAGATGGGCGATCTCTGGTATCACTGCCTCGTGCTTCTCGCGTTCCACAACATCGTGCCCGATGAACTGTTCGTCGAGCTTATGAACCGCAGGAGCGGCGGCAGCTACCACCAATTCACAGGAAAGGACGGCGTGCGTCCCGATGTGTGA
- a CDS encoding SagB/ThcOx family dehydrogenase — MCEGKGDVLQLPEPDLLPDREINFLELIELRASRRQYTAEALSLQELSYLLWCTQGVKMVAEGGRTLRNVPSAAALHPLTTLLYLQNVENVPTDFYQFMPVEHALKRLTLSEDAPEEMLTAFEQQAMVRQSAAIFFWVADIVRGIRTYGRKVYEYIYLDAGHIGQNLYLTAQALDLGACAVGRFDEAALHRSLLLDGEEKKIVHAACIGKI; from the coding sequence ATGTGTGAGGGAAAGGGCGATGTCCTGCAGCTGCCCGAGCCTGACCTCCTGCCCGACCGGGAAATCAACTTCCTGGAGCTTATTGAACTTCGCGCAAGCCGCAGGCAGTACACAGCGGAGGCTCTGTCCTTGCAGGAGCTTTCTTATCTCTTATGGTGCACGCAGGGCGTCAAGATGGTCGCAGAAGGAGGACGCACGCTGCGCAATGTCCCATCGGCAGCGGCGCTCCATCCGTTGACAACCCTGTTGTATCTGCAGAATGTAGAAAATGTGCCCACAGACTTTTATCAATTTATGCCTGTGGAACATGCACTGAAGCGTTTGACTCTTTCTGAAGATGCTCCAGAGGAAATGCTCACCGCCTTCGAGCAGCAGGCAATGGTGCGTCAAAGCGCGGCAATCTTCTTCTGGGTCGCAGACATCGTGCGCGGCATTCGCACGTATGGGCGCAAGGTCTACGAGTACATCTATCTCGATGCCGGTCATATCGGGCAGAATCTCTATCTGACGGCTCAGGCGCTGGACTTGGGCGCGTGCGCCGTCGGCCGATTCGATGAGGCGGCGCTGCATCGCTCGCTCCTGCTCGACGGTGAGGAGAAAAAGATCGTACATGCAGCCTGCATCGGCAAGATATGA
- a CDS encoding putative manganese-dependent inorganic diphosphatase has protein sequence MKNTKPIYTIGHRNPDTDSICSAIGYAHLKQAMGENVVPARAGKVNEETKFALNHFHVEQPLLITDLYPRVKDITLDCKTVVKETDSLRHLGEIMRENDLKSVPVVDKDERLIGIVTVSDLAQRYFKELSMQNLADAGVSFRDVIRVIDGEVIVNGDEGGKIRGNVRIAAGSISMIQDVVKEHDVVLIGDRRDETLIDCLKQGIDCMIVTGNGRVSPSVIEEAEERHMLIINTPYDTYTCARLINQCVPVKRIMQDEIVAFKPLDLLSDIKGTMEQYSYRNYPVVENGKLVGLVSKDMLMVPERERVILVDHNERGQAVEGIEEAKILEIIDHHRLGGIQTSEPIFTRQEPVGCTATIVANMHWHRDVDIPPSIAGLLLSAILSDTVLFKSPTCTPYDKKTAERLAEIAGVDIMEYGMAMLKAGSGIGNMSPLEITKNDMKEFQIGDYRIIVSQISVMDTKEVMDIEAEIVKSMADVCKKEGYDMSLVMVTDIIAEGTYLLYTGSPKTLIGEAFHKDASGTHIYLPGVMSRKKQIIPPLSEAVKLIKKQ, from the coding sequence ATGAAAAATACGAAACCGATCTATACGATAGGGCATCGCAATCCGGATACGGATTCCATCTGCTCCGCAATCGGCTATGCGCATCTGAAGCAGGCGATGGGCGAGAATGTTGTGCCGGCGCGCGCGGGAAAGGTCAACGAGGAGACGAAATTTGCTCTGAACCACTTCCATGTGGAACAGCCTCTTCTCATCACCGATCTCTATCCGCGCGTGAAGGACATCACGCTCGACTGCAAGACTGTCGTCAAAGAAACGGACAGCTTGCGTCATCTCGGCGAAATCATGCGTGAAAACGATCTGAAGTCGGTTCCCGTCGTCGATAAGGACGAGCGGCTCATCGGCATCGTGACCGTCAGCGACCTCGCGCAGCGCTATTTCAAGGAACTCAGCATGCAGAATCTCGCCGACGCGGGCGTCTCCTTCCGCGATGTGATCCGCGTCATTGACGGTGAGGTCATCGTCAACGGCGATGAGGGCGGCAAGATTCGCGGCAATGTGCGCATCGCCGCGGGTAGCATCAGCATGATTCAGGATGTCGTCAAGGAGCACGACGTCGTCCTCATCGGTGACCGCAGGGACGAGACTTTGATTGACTGCCTGAAGCAGGGAATCGACTGCATGATCGTCACGGGCAACGGCAGGGTGTCGCCGAGCGTCATCGAGGAAGCCGAGGAGCGCCACATGCTCATCATCAACACGCCCTATGACACCTACACTTGTGCGCGGCTCATCAACCAGTGCGTGCCTGTCAAGCGCATCATGCAGGACGAGATTGTCGCCTTCAAGCCGCTCGACCTCCTGAGCGACATCAAGGGAACGATGGAGCAATACAGCTACCGCAATTATCCCGTCGTGGAAAATGGCAAGCTCGTCGGGCTCGTGAGCAAGGACATGCTCATGGTACCGGAGCGCGAGCGCGTCATCTTGGTTGACCACAATGAGCGCGGACAGGCAGTCGAGGGCATCGAGGAAGCGAAGATTCTTGAGATCATCGATCACCACCGTCTCGGCGGCATCCAGACGAGCGAGCCGATCTTCACGCGTCAAGAGCCTGTGGGCTGCACGGCGACGATCGTGGCGAACATGCACTGGCACAGGGATGTCGACATCCCGCCGTCGATCGCAGGCCTGCTCCTCTCGGCGATTCTTTCCGATACGGTGCTCTTCAAGTCGCCGACTTGCACGCCATACGACAAGAAGACGGCGGAACGTCTGGCGGAGATTGCCGGCGTCGATATCATGGAATATGGCATGGCAATGCTCAAGGCGGGTTCGGGCATCGGCAACATGTCGCCCTTGGAAATCACCAAGAACGATATGAAGGAATTCCAGATTGGCGATTACCGCATCATCGTCAGCCAGATTTCCGTCATGGACACGAAGGAAGTCATGGACATCGAGGCGGAAATTGTCAAGAGCATGGCGGACGTCTGCAAGAAGGAAGGCTACGACATGAGCCTCGTCATGGTCACGGACATCATCGCTGAAGGGACGTATCTGCTCTACACGGGATCGCCCAAGACGTTGATCGGCGAGGCGTTCCACAAGGATGCCAGCGGCACGCATATCTATCTGCCCGGCGTCATGTCGCGCAAGAAGCAGATCATCCCGCCCCTTTCGGAAGCCGTCAAATTGATCAAGAAGCAGTGA
- the pcrA gene encoding DNA helicase PcrA: MDIFQGLNPMQREAVAHIDGPLLIMAGAGSGKTKVLTCRIANLLAHGVPPYGILAITFTNKAAAEMRERVDRMIGGLGKDVWLSTFHSFCARFLRREIEAGEVYKKNFVIYDTSDSKTVIKACLKELNLDDKQFAPAKVQNAISNAKNLMLGPRAYARQADTFHAKKIAELFSLYDKKLRENNALDFDDLLLLAVDLLENNDELRQKYQQRFRYILIDEYQDTNGAQYRLTTLLAGSHHNLCVVGDADQSIYGWRGADISNILNFEKDFPEAKTIKLEQNYRSTKNILAAANAVIRNNENRKPKKLWTENAVGEKIALYQANDERDEARFVVDTVQKQKTLFSVDYGDIAVLYRTNAQSRVLEEAMMAAGIPYTMVGGLKFYDRMEIKDIIAYLHVLYNPFDAVSLLRIINVPKRGIGASTIAKLTKYAAMREESLFDVLSSPEALEAMGFKTRTKNLLEAFAALLFELMGKLAAMPLSSFIEALLDDTGYIKDLEKQDTPEAQTRIENLREFVGVAREFEKTEEEPTLENFLNQIALVSDVDTANMEDDRVTLMTLHSAKGLEFPVVFLVGMEEGIFPHARTLLEPSEIEEERRTCYVGITRAERKLYLSYARYRTLYGKGNVYPPSRFLAEIPETYLEKAKAQAFGRSAFLESRGMGRPQSAFEILQSLQRTTASSASPSPVPSSPREVRSAASAAIRPSMEVAWRAGDKARHGKWGVGTVVSVKGEGEEVELKIAFPQIGIKGLMQKYAPIEKV, encoded by the coding sequence GTGGATATTTTTCAGGGCTTGAATCCCATGCAGCGGGAAGCTGTCGCACATATCGACGGCCCGCTGCTCATCATGGCGGGCGCCGGTTCGGGCAAGACGAAGGTGCTCACCTGCCGCATCGCCAATCTCTTGGCGCACGGCGTGCCGCCCTACGGCATCTTGGCAATCACGTTCACGAACAAGGCGGCGGCAGAGATGCGCGAGCGCGTCGATCGCATGATCGGCGGCTTGGGCAAGGATGTCTGGCTCAGCACATTTCATTCGTTCTGCGCACGCTTTCTGCGGCGCGAGATTGAAGCGGGCGAAGTCTACAAGAAAAATTTCGTCATCTACGATACATCAGATTCCAAGACTGTCATCAAGGCGTGCCTCAAGGAGCTGAATCTCGATGACAAGCAATTTGCTCCCGCAAAGGTGCAGAACGCCATATCGAACGCGAAGAATCTCATGCTCGGCCCGCGCGCCTACGCGCGGCAGGCGGATACGTTCCATGCGAAGAAGATTGCGGAGCTTTTCAGCCTGTATGACAAGAAGCTGCGCGAGAACAACGCCTTGGATTTTGACGATCTCCTGCTGCTCGCCGTCGACCTTCTGGAAAATAACGACGAACTGCGTCAAAAGTATCAGCAGCGTTTCCGCTACATCCTCATCGACGAATATCAGGATACAAACGGCGCACAGTACAGGCTCACGACGCTTCTGGCAGGCAGTCATCACAATCTCTGCGTCGTCGGCGACGCAGATCAGTCCATCTACGGCTGGCGCGGCGCGGACATCAGCAACATCTTGAATTTCGAGAAGGACTTCCCCGAGGCGAAGACGATCAAGCTTGAGCAAAATTATCGCTCGACGAAGAATATCTTGGCCGCAGCCAATGCCGTCATCCGAAACAATGAGAACCGCAAGCCGAAGAAGCTCTGGACGGAAAATGCCGTAGGGGAGAAGATCGCCCTTTATCAGGCGAATGACGAGCGCGACGAGGCAAGATTCGTCGTAGATACCGTGCAGAAGCAGAAGACGCTCTTTTCCGTCGATTATGGCGACATCGCCGTGCTTTACCGCACAAATGCGCAGTCGCGCGTCCTCGAAGAAGCCATGATGGCGGCGGGGATTCCCTATACGATGGTTGGCGGCTTGAAGTTCTACGACCGCATGGAAATCAAGGACATCATTGCCTATTTGCACGTCCTCTACAACCCGTTTGACGCCGTGAGCCTCCTGCGCATCATCAACGTACCCAAGCGCGGCATCGGCGCCTCGACGATCGCCAAGCTCACGAAGTATGCCGCCATGCGTGAAGAATCCCTCTTCGATGTCCTGTCGAGTCCCGAAGCGCTCGAAGCTATGGGATTCAAGACGCGCACGAAGAATCTGCTCGAAGCCTTCGCCGCGCTTCTCTTTGAGCTCATGGGCAAACTTGCCGCTATGCCGCTTTCTTCCTTTATCGAAGCCTTGCTTGACGATACGGGTTATATCAAGGATTTGGAGAAGCAGGATACGCCCGAGGCGCAGACGCGCATCGAGAACTTGCGCGAATTCGTCGGCGTGGCGCGAGAATTTGAAAAGACGGAAGAAGAGCCGACTTTGGAAAATTTCCTCAACCAGATCGCACTCGTCTCCGATGTCGATACGGCGAACATGGAGGACGACCGCGTGACGCTCATGACGCTTCATTCGGCAAAGGGCTTGGAGTTCCCCGTCGTCTTTCTCGTGGGCATGGAGGAGGGAATCTTTCCCCATGCACGCACGCTGCTTGAGCCGAGCGAAATCGAGGAAGAACGCCGCACCTGCTATGTCGGCATCACGCGCGCTGAACGCAAGCTCTACTTGAGCTACGCGCGCTATCGGACGCTTTACGGCAAGGGAAATGTCTATCCGCCGTCGAGATTCCTCGCGGAAATTCCCGAAACGTATTTGGAAAAGGCAAAGGCACAGGCTTTCGGGCGGAGCGCGTTTTTAGAGTCGAGGGGCATGGGGAGGCCGCAGTCCGCCTTTGAGATTCTGCAAAGCTTGCAGCGGACGACAGCTTCTTCTGCATCGCCTTCGCCTGTACCTTCTTCCCCTCGAGAGGTGCGTTCTGCCGCGTCCGCCGCAATTCGCCCGAGCATGGAAGTGGCATGGCGTGCGGGCGACAAGGCTCGCCACGGCAAGTGGGGCGTCGGCACAGTCGTCTCGGTCAAGGGGGAAGGCGAAGAAGTCGAGCTGAAGATCGCCTTCCCGCAAATCGGCATCAAGGGGCTCATGCAGAAGTATGCTCCCATCGAGAAAGTCTGA